TGGGTGGCCACCGTGGCTGTCGCCACCAGCACGGGCACGATGCGGGCGAGGGCGACCAGGCAGGCCAGCGCGACAAAGATATGAAAGTGCATCTCGATCATTCCCTTCCCGAGATGGATCAGCAGTGCGCTGAAGCCCATGGCGGACGCGGCGATCGCGGAGGCGCCCAGCGCGCTGCCGGGGCGCAGCCCTTGGATCAGGGCCGGACCGGCGAAAATCAGCAGTCCGGCGCCGATGGCGAGTCCGAGGCTGGTGCCGCAGACCAGCGCGGTGACCGCCATCAGCGGCACATGCGCGGCGAGGATGATGAGGGAGGCTTTCCCGACGCGGCGGTGGTAGCTTTGTTCGAACTGGGTCATGGCGGGTTGGAGAATCGGAGGTTTAGCGGGTCAAGTTGTCGGCGCAGGGATTCGCTCGTGGCACAGCCGTAGGCAGGCAGGGCCTCCGCGGAACGCCCGGCGGCCACGGCAGCCATGAGCCCCGGCAGTTCGCTGCGGGTGCCGGCGACGCCGGGACGCTGGCGGCTGTAGCCGCCGCTGTAGGCCGTGCGGCCGTCGGCATGAAAAAGCACGAGCCAGGGCGCGCCTTGGATCTGGTGATCGGCCGCGAGTTTCTCAGCTGCGATGCGCTCGACGGCGAAACCGGCCTGCTGGAGTTGCGCGGCGATGGCCGGCTCGTCGCCGACGAGCCACACCTCTTCGCGCCAGCCACGTTGCGGGCCGCGCCGGGCCAGTTCGTCGGCCACGCTGGCGGAGCAACCGCAGTCGGAGCCGAGCACATGCCAGGCCCGCGGCCGGTCACCGGCAGTGGTGTCATCAGGGCGCCCCACCGGCAGCGGGATCAGGTGCTGGGCCACGGTCCAAGCGCCGAACAGGCTGGTGGCGGCAAACCACACCCCGAACACGACCGGACCCGCCCAACGGCGCAATCGCGACGCGGGCGTGCCGGTGCCGGCGCGCCGATGGAGGCAAGGTGACATGAAGGTGACCACCCAATATCGGAGCAAAGCGCGTCCAACTTGAGCCCATGCCGGGATTCGGGCCAAATGGCTCTGTTGGACGCCGGTTGACGGCGCGCTCCGTCGGGCCAAGCTGTCAGCATGACTACTCGATCCTTGCTGCATCTCATCATGTCTCTGGCGCTTGGTCTCGCGGTTCTCGCCGGCGTGCCCGGTGCGGTTGCGAAGAGTGCGACCGAGGAGAAACGCGCCGAGATCGATGAAATGGCCAAAGGCATGCTCGACGATCTCTACCAGCTGAAGCCCATGGCCAAGGATCAGGTAAAGCGGGCCGCCGGCTACGCCGTGTTTTCCAACGTCGGCGTGAATCTCGTCTTCGCGAGCTTTGCGGGTGGGCACGGCGTGGTCGTGGACAAGAAGGGCAAGCGCACCTACATGAAGATGGGCTCCGCGGGGCTCGGCCTCGGGCTCGGCGTTAAGGATTTCCGCGCCGTCTTCATCTTCCGCACCAAGGCGAAGATGGAGGCCTTCATCGAGAAAGGCTGGGACTTTAGCGGTCAGGTGGATGCCGCCGCCAAGTCCGACAAAAAAGGGGCGGCCATCGCCGCCGCCGAGACCGCGATTCCCGATGTCGAAATTTACCAGATCACGAAGAACGGCCTCGCCTTGCAGGCCACCCTGCAGGGCACCAAATACTGGCAGGACAAGGATTTAAACTGATTCGCATTTAAGCGCAGGCGGTCTGCGCCGATAGGAAGGAACAGCCCATGTCCCATCATGCTGTTCTTCAAGCGCATCCTCGAGGTCACAAAAAGCGCCTCCGCCTCCGACCGCCGGGGTGGGGCGCGCTACGCCGTTAAGCCGGGCTTTCCAATCAAGACCGTGCTGAACATTCTCGGCCGCGATGAGCAGGGGCATCTGCTGCAGTCGCGGGATGGTCAGGGCTGGGATTGGACCGGCCGGTTGCTGGACATTTCCTTTTCCGGCGCCCGTATGCAGATGCCACGCACGGTTGCGGCGATGCGCGGCGACTGCTGCCACCTCAAGATCGACGTGCAGGGCTACGAGGTCACCGTGCCGGCCAAGATCGCGCACATCGCCGATCGCCGCGATTCCTTTGTGTTCGGGCTCTCGTTGAACACGCCCGCTTCGGCCTCGGCCCCGGCTTTTCACCAGCTCGTCGAGTTGATCGCGTTGGGGGCAACCTTGCAACCCGTGCGGCCGATCCAGCCCGATGACTCCGGCTACCTCGTCGAAGAATACGCCGGCGAACTGGGTTCACGCCTCGTCATCTGGCGGCATCTGGCCGGACGCGACGTGGCGGCGTTTGAGTTTAAACTCAAGGACTGCCTCGTGCGCGGCCTCGCGGGGCGCAATCAGCTTGAATGCCTGTCCGGAGGCCAGGAGGCCGGGGCCCGTCCCGTCTCGGGTCCCAAGGGCGAGGAAATTCAGCGGCTCTACCAGTGGGTCGTCTGCAACCTGGCTCCTGCCGTGCCCGCCGACGTCTGTGAATTTCTCCGGAAACGTGCCGCCTGAGCCGCCCCCGGAGCTCTACTGGTGGGTGCGAGCAAGATCGCGCCCGCCTGCCAGCCACTGAAAGGTGGAGCCCGCGCTCCGCGTGCGCTGTTCGGCGCCCGCTCGGAAAACCTGTGCAGGGCGCAGGTTCCTCCTCCAGCCAACTGCATCCTTGGCTGAGCTGCATTCGTGCCCATGAGGAGGGGCGACCTGCTCCCAGGGCCGCTTTCTGCGCGCCTTGCTCTATCCCGGCAGCCGCATGCCGCCTTATTCCTTCGGCGGCACCCGCACGGCGGCCCGCAGCCCGGCGAAGTGTTTGCCGGCGCAGTCCGGACAGATGCCGTGCGAGGTCTCGGTGGCGAGGCGCGAGTCGAAGAATTCCTCCATCGTCTGCCAGCGCCCCTGGTTGCCCAGCCGGCGGCACCAGCTGCACACGAGCAGAAATTCCTCCAGTTCGTGCAGGCGCCGCAACAGCCGGCGAATCGTGAAATGCACCCACGCCCAGATGCCCAGCACCACGATCGTGCGGAATACCACGCGGCCCCACCGGAACTCCGCGTCCTCCCCGTAGAGCAGGTGCGGCAGGCGCACGACCTCCACGACCCACGTGAGCACGATCATCAGCAGGAAGCCGATGGTGACTTTCAGCAGAATGGAGCGGCCGCTTTTCGTTTGCATGCTTTGCTGCGGGCATGGACCTCGCATTCCTCGCGCGCAAGCCGACAACGGTGTTCGAATCCATATTGTTTTCCCGCGCACGGGACACCCGGGTCGCGCTTCCGCAAAACGGGCGGACCCTCCCCGCCGCGTCCGGGTTGCGCGTGTCGTTCCCCATCAGCGTTTAGGGGCGCTTGCGGGTGGTTGGCACGCGCATTGCAAAGAGGAGGGGATGCCAGGTGGCGGATTCAACTCCGCCGCACGGTGTCGAAAATAAAACCAAAACCAAAAATCTGAAACTATCCGCTCCCTGCGGAGTTCTTCCCGCCATGAACCTCAAGGAACTCGTCCTCGCCACCGCCGTAACCGGTGGACTCTTCGCTGCCAGCGCCCTTTCCGCCGGTGTTGTCATCTCGCCTCTCGTCACGGAATCCGAATTCGTCGCGCCCGCGCCCGTGAAGGTCGTCGCGCCCGCCAATATTCCCCGCCAATACCAAAATGAAACGATTCGCGTCAGCCTCACGGTGGATGCGGACGGACGCGCCCGCAACGTGAACCTCGTCGACGGCCGGGACCCGAGTCTCGTGCGCCGTCTCCTGCCCGCCGTCGCGCAGTGGCAGTTCAAGCCCGCGCTGAAAAACGGCCGGCCGGTTTCCGCCGAGGTGGTGTTGCCGCTGCAGCTGGTGGATGCTCCGGCTTCCTGATTTCAGGCCAGGTCTTTTTCCCGGGCGCGGGTCGGTGCCAGTGCACCGGTCCGCGCCTTGTTTTTGGGGTGCGCCGGGCTCCCGGGCGGTTCGTTGGACGGATTCATGCTCTTGCCCTGCGCGCTTGTGCCGATGTAGCATGGAAACCCTGAATAACCCTCGGGCGGTGTCCCCTCATCGCCTGCACCCCATGGCTTTCTTCAAGCGCTTCCTGAAAGACCACGTGTCGTCGCCGGCCAGTCCTGCGCCAAAGACTCCGGTGCGGGCGGCGCCCGCGGTGGAGCGCCGGGCTCAGGAGCGGCATGCGGTGAACCACGATTTTGCCCTGAAGGCCACGCTCAGCTATGTCGGACGCGATGTCACCGGGGCGCCGATGAGCGATTCCCGTCATGGCTGGAATTGGAAGGGCCGGCTCGTGGATTGTTCCGAGGCCGGCGTGCGCCTCCAACTCGGCGCCGGCTTGCAGGCGGTCATTGGCGAGTCCTGCGACCTGCGCCTCGGCATCCAGGATTTTGAGGTCATCGTGCCGTGCCACGTCGTCAACATCAGCGAAAACGCCGAGGGCATGGTGTTCGGTTTGCAGCACGAGATCTACGACGAGACCATGCGGCTCAAGTATCTCCGGCTCGTGGATGTGGTGGCCTTGGGTTCAACCTTGCGCCTGCATTCGCGCACCCCGGGTCCGGACGACTCCGGCTACATCGTGGAGAACTACCGGAGCAGCCGCTCCGCGCGCCTGACCGTCTGGCGGCACCCGGCCGACGAGTCGGTCTCGGCCTTCGAAATCCAGATCAACGATTGCCTCCTGCGGGCGGCAGAAGGGCAGGGACTGGAATATTTCACCGGCGACGACTCGGGGTCGCGGCCGGCGACGGCGGTGCAATGCCACGAGATCCATCAGCTCTTCCAATGGGTCGTGGCCAACCTGCCCGCGGAGGTGCCGGCCGACGTGAAGGTTTTCCTGCACGGCTTCGCCGGTTGAGACCGGCCCCGTCGGCTCACAGGTTGCGCAAAAACCCCGGCCCTTTCGCGCGGAGTTCCTCCTCGGTCTGGCGCCGGCTGGCCGCCATGTTGTCCACGAGGTTGGGATAGCGGCGCCCGGCGGCCTTCGCCCGGGCCCGGGCCCAGGCAATGCTCTCCGGCGTGAGCTTCGTTTTGCCGGCTGGTTTCTCGGATTTCCTTTCCCAGGGAGGTTGGGCCATGGTCGACGGGCGGTGAGCCAAGCAGCCAAGCCGGATTCGGTGGATTGGCAAACCGGACCGGAGTTGCGGGAACGC
This DNA window, taken from Oleiharenicola lentus, encodes the following:
- a CDS encoding YSC84-related protein; protein product: MTTRSLLHLIMSLALGLAVLAGVPGAVAKSATEEKRAEIDEMAKGMLDDLYQLKPMAKDQVKRAAGYAVFSNVGVNLVFASFAGGHGVVVDKKGKRTYMKMGSAGLGLGLGVKDFRAVFIFRTKAKMEAFIEKGWDFSGQVDAAAKSDKKGAAIAAAETAIPDVEIYQITKNGLALQATLQGTKYWQDKDLN
- a CDS encoding PilZ domain-containing protein — its product is MLFFKRILEVTKSASASDRRGGARYAVKPGFPIKTVLNILGRDEQGHLLQSRDGQGWDWTGRLLDISFSGARMQMPRTVAAMRGDCCHLKIDVQGYEVTVPAKIAHIADRRDSFVFGLSLNTPASASAPAFHQLVELIALGATLQPVRPIQPDDSGYLVEEYAGELGSRLVIWRHLAGRDVAAFEFKLKDCLVRGLAGRNQLECLSGGQEAGARPVSGPKGEEIQRLYQWVVCNLAPAVPADVCEFLRKRAA
- a CDS encoding energy transducer TonB translates to MNLKELVLATAVTGGLFAASALSAGVVISPLVTESEFVAPAPVKVVAPANIPRQYQNETIRVSLTVDADGRARNVNLVDGRDPSLVRRLLPAVAQWQFKPALKNGRPVSAEVVLPLQLVDAPAS
- a CDS encoding PilZ domain-containing protein; amino-acid sequence: MAFFKRFLKDHVSSPASPAPKTPVRAAPAVERRAQERHAVNHDFALKATLSYVGRDVTGAPMSDSRHGWNWKGRLVDCSEAGVRLQLGAGLQAVIGESCDLRLGIQDFEVIVPCHVVNISENAEGMVFGLQHEIYDETMRLKYLRLVDVVALGSTLRLHSRTPGPDDSGYIVENYRSSRSARLTVWRHPADESVSAFEIQINDCLLRAAEGQGLEYFTGDDSGSRPATAVQCHEIHQLFQWVVANLPAEVPADVKVFLHGFAG